TTTTTCCTTACGTTAGTGTTGGTAATCAAATCTACAGTATGATTTTCAATTACTCAGATGAATAATTTGGATTTTCACGAGCCATTGTCTACCAAATACTATGATATCCAATCCATTTCTTTCTCTGGAATAAAATGCATAAGAGGAAGCAATgttaaagaaagaaattgaTAAACTAACTAAATATGGTGTGCAACCAGGTTTGCCTGGTTGACCATAACAAGCAACAGTCATGCAACTGTGCTTTCCTTGCTTTGGTTGAAAAGATTAATCTTGCACAACATTTAGGAAGCTGTCGTATCATATGAATATTAGTGATGTTCGTTTATTTTCTTGGTATCCTAACCTGTGTTCTGTTTTTCATCCTCTTTGAGGAACGAATTTTAGTGCCATTGGAGCTTCACTtacaatattttctttgtgaACAGTGTTCCTTTGTCGAGCATCGCAACTATAAGATTGTATATAGGCGATACGCATCTCTCTTTTTTCTGGTTGGAGTTGACAATGATGAAGTAAGTTAATCTGTTCATACTCTACTATTGATAATTTATTTATCAACTgattgtttccttttgtttggTAACGATCAGTATACCATCATATAAATTAAATGCTAAATAATCAAACGAGTTTATTGTGACCTGTTTTGTTGAATCTATGAGTTGAAATTGAAAACGCATGTGCTTATGTGCTATGAATATTAATTAGAGAGCTTCTAGATGTCATTGTTAGACCTTGCTTATTGCTTCTTATTTACACCTGCCTCTATTAAAATACTTAGATGGGTTAGGTGCATTAGACACGAGTCGTCAAGTTTTAGATTGGGTATAGAATGGggctttaatttttctttttgattgcTCTCTCAAACATCTACTTTCCCTTTCTTGGTATGTCAATGTTGCAGAATGAACTGGCAATATTGGAATTCATTCACCTTTTGGTTGAGACCATGGACCGTCATTTTGGGAATGTGGTAAGCCCTCATGTTCGATCCAAGATGATATCTTATGaacttcattttctttttcgttCTCTTTCTCGGGAGATTGTATCCATAAACAATTTCCTTTTCATATATTGTCTTCTAAATGATGTTTTCCCTATGGGTTTCGCTGAATTGTTGACTTGGTTTACGACCTTACTTGAACAAGATCTGTTCTATAGATTGTACATCTGTGTCATTGAGTTCTAAAATGAATCGTCGGATTGATTTGCAGTGTGAGCTAGATATAATGTTCCATCTAGAGAAAGCACATTTCATGCTGGAGGAGATGGTCATGAATGGGTGTATTGTAGAAACAAGCAAGTCAAACATTCTATCCCCAATTCAACTGATGGAGAAATCATCATGAAAAGCTACCACTTGTTTTCTTTGGTGCAAAATCTTGGCTGTCTTTACACAGTACTTCATTAAGGTATAAGATTAATGTCAATGAATTCATTTGATGACGTTCAAAATGAGTAAATATTTGAATCTAATTTCGTTCTCGATGAATTCCTTCATTCACACGGAGAACAAATATTTTAAGTTTATCACGTGTTAATTTGTAATGAGTGCACAAAGATGGATACAATTTGAAATGCAAATATTTTTCAAGCTAAATAAAGCTCTAGGATCCATTTAAATTGATGAGCTTAATCAATAAGATTTTTGGCTTGGCTATTTGGTTTTTGGAATTCTTGAATTGCATTTGTTAGtgttttgaaaacataaaatttgaaaatgaagtatttgatgaaaagaaataaatgtttttgtctataaatttttaaaagagaTTAATATGACTGAACATATCGTAAATTGTTTCATTATATACaaacataattttttaaaacttcaaTTGTGTCTAGTAAATCAAGTTCAACAATTATGTCTAGTAGATTGCGAGTTAGAAAATTTAACCATCGATTTATTCTTTTAAGCTAATAATTATGAGAGATATTAAATAACTATTTTAATATACCTATGCAACAAATACATTCGATCTCTAACCTTGCAAACTACAACTTAGTTCTCAACTTTGAAGAGAACTAAGAATAATGGAATGTTATAACTTCATACCtattaaattgaaaaaagaaatgtattttCTCGACTTTGAATTAATCTATTACAGACTCTTAAATTCACCAAAAGACTCACGAGTTAGCTTTGTCGTGCTCATAAGATCAATCCCCCCGTGGCATACCTACTCTTCTATTGATGACTTTTGTTTTCATTGttctattattttcttttttgggtgATCATCTTCCATGGAATGTAACAATAATTGCACTTTCAATCTTCCTTCTAATAATTGAGAGAACAAAAGGTTCGGTAAAGGTTGGGTATGATGTGATCAAGAACCTAAATAATAACTTTGTAATTTGagtcttttcaatttttttgattttcaaacatcatttaattaaattaaattaatttattaataactTTAAATGGTAGAGACAAACTCATAAAGTTAAAATGtaaaattctaattttctcTAAATCCATAATCTAAGTTTTTAAGTTGGCTTAGGCTTCCAATTAATCACATGCCTTACACGCCACGtcaacaatattttttaattttatcatcAAATAATTAACTAATTCTACTTTTTCTTGACATTATCCAATTAAGTTATAAACTCTGTTGTAGTCAAAGTCAAACACTTGGTAGAACAAAAGTAATCCAATTTTGTAATTTCCTTTTGTGGAACCCAACATTTTTCATTACATTTCGTAGGGAAAAAAAAGTAATCATAAACTCATTGaagttaaaaaaatacaaaatacaaataaaaacttcattgtttattaaaaatgtgTCCTCCGTCGCCGGCGGTAGCAATCTTTGGTCACCATCTGAGCTTCTCCGGGAAGTACTGAAAATTCCAATAATTTAATTAACACCAATATATAATCACCAAAATAATTACTTAATAATATAGATTAGGATTTACCTTGTTAATTAGGGAAATATAATATGGTTTAACTTTTTCTACGTCAATTAGTTCTTTGCTTTTACTGTAGAGATCATACTTgctgaaatttcataaataaaaacaattagTTCATAATCAATTatagtaacttttaattaagTAAAAATTATCATtagtattattgttattaattactTGAATATATGAAGCCACTTCAAATTTTGGGCATCTTCCTCGTTCATTAGATGTTTATAAGCTCCTGCTCTATGTAAagctgaaacaaaaaaaaaaaaacaaaacaaaacattcaaattttaaatattttcgttTATTTTACCGTATCAATGAAACAATTGTTGTTTAGTTTTTCTTACGATAGAAAGAATGGTATCTGATTATGAACAATCCGGCCGAAGGTAAGGTGGAACCGTTCTCTTTAGCCACCTGTAAAAAGAAGTATTAGAATTTGATTGTTTGATAGAGATGGATAGAAGTTTATTAAAATTTGGTGGAAAAAGTGGATAAAAAAGGATAGAATTGATATACCAAATACATATAGTCATCATGGCCCCATGAAATCATAACATTATTGAGTCCACAGCCCTCAGAGTAAATTCCATTTTTGGTACTATAAGTTGGATTCTCCCAATCTGGATTCTCCTTGAAATACTGAgattaattcaaattaattcattaatcattCATTAACtatgtaattatatatatattattatattatattttcaatttcatcatcaaaattccaaaattcttggaaataaaaaaagatgtgGAAAGACTCAAATTCAAAGACTGCTACCCAAATTTGTTGTTTTGTgttaaaaaatatattcttcaataaaaaatcaaaacttaaaactTAAAACTTAGATTTAAGTCCAAAAATTTACCTTGTGGTGAACAATGGATTCATCAAAAGCACATCCAACAGGGTGTGTATCTCCTACAAAACCAAAACATGACAACAAAATTATTTGAATTCTATTTGTTTaatgaaaagaaaactaaattCTTTGTTCTTTGTTCTTAGTTCTTACCCACAACAGCCCATTGAGGAAGCCCACCAAAGCTAGGAAGAAGAAGCACTTTTCCAAGATCTAAGAACACAGCAAATTATTCAACAAAAAAACAGAGCATCCACATTATGAAAACAGAGCATctgatattattattaatcaTACCATGGATTAAAGCAGTCAAATGCAACCAATCTTCATCAGGATAATCTTTCCTAATTGCTTCAGCAGTTTGCAACAAATGCTGAATTTGTGGTTCATCCAAATCGGGATCGCTATCATCCACGACGTCGTTCAAAAGCTCACAACATTCCCATATGCTCATTTCCACTCTATCCATTTTCTTATACTCTTCTCTCATCTTCGTCACAAATTCATAAGTTTGATGAATGTGATTCTTCCTATAGAATTCCTCAACCCCCTTTTGTCTCTCACTTTCCGCTTCGTAATCTCTAAACGAATGCCCGAATGCATTCATTTCCGGTGCTGCGAATCCCTCCGTCGTCCTCGCATTTGGTACCACAAATCCCCCGTCTAACACCAACTCCTTCAACTCTGTCATCCCAACCTTCTTCTCATCTTCCACTTCTGCAAGTTCATGGAAATCGAAAACCCGTCATTAAAAAGCTTATAAAGGATCTGTTTATACACTTAATTATTCAAACCCAAAAATCAAATAGCTTTTGACAATGCATTCAATAACAATGGTATAGGTAATCTGAAATGgaaagtagaagaagaagaagaagaagacgacgaTACCGAAGTGAGGCTGTTCGATAAGGATCGTCATGGTGCGTTAGTGTTagggaaagaaaacaaaaatgaacGAATGAATGAACGAATGAAAGAAATGAGATATGGTGTGAAGAGCAATGTTGGTGGAAAGGGTTTTTTTTATAGTGTCTTCAAGATGTCCTTTGCATGAGAATTTGCAACATTTGGAGTCCTTAAATGGAAAACAAAACTTTCATTTTCCACTTTCATTAAAAAGATATTATCATATCTAAATCCCTCCGAAAGAAACGTTCAAAATCCAACCTTTTGTTcgataataaatatttttctctaaatctaaaatattacACTCACTTTAATTTCtatctaattttttaaattaagaaatgttagatttttatcttttccttttattatttatagtaTTTAGTTTTCAATTTACACTTTTATCTTCTAAATTTTACTAAATATTTAACTATAATTTTATCTAGTGTCtagtaattaaatttatagGAAAATCGttaaataatttttcaaccATTATTAAATTTTACTTGGAAAAACTACACATCATAAttagtttaaaaattaattaaaacattaaagaagtgaaaaaaaattaattttttttgtaccaactaaatttatatatagatagtaaagagagagagagagagagttcatAGGAAAGGCTTACCAACCACTACTTAGCCAAAtgtcttgaaaaaaaaaaatcttcactCCAAGCTCATGGTTGATTTTCAACCACATTTATCTCATTCCACGCCATCAAAAATAAAATCTCccatctttttttatttatttgaaaattataaaattttgtttaataattaaaaatatttacaaaatatagatgTTTGTTAGTCTATCACggataaatattttagttcaccATAAAGTTTGTAACATTGAGGTTATTCGATGAGCTAAAATGCGAGAATATTATAGAAAATGTGCgttttatttttgaattataTGATTAGTTTGAATGGAGAAAGTGTAATATTGAGTTGAaggtaaaaaaaagaaaaggagtgAGGAAATATTAGTAATTGATAAAAAATAGTGTCCTGAAGtgcaaaagaagaagaaattgaaaaggAGAGGATGAGTCAGCAACGCGTGGCATATATATCTTATTAAGGAGAGAAGCAGTAACACCCAACAACATGTAGTAGACGCGTTGACGCAGCATCTACTCATCGCTGAGTAATTTTCTTtgactttatttatttatttatttatttattattgtttttttggGGAATTTCATGCAAATTTCGCGTTCACGGCTGAGCTGAGCTGTAATCTGCTAATTTCTGAAGCCTTTCTAGCCGTTCAGATTGACTACAGTCTGTCTAGTTTAATATCCAATCCTCCTCCTCCATTTTGCCACGTCATATTTCATAAatttgtttctaattttttttaaaaaaaatccaacttGTTGAATGTCAATTCTTGATGTTGGAAAATATCTACACTCATCTTGTCCATTACCATTGGTTtttactatatagaaaaaattaTAGTTAAAGTAAACTTAGGGTACGTGTCCatccattattattttttaaaaaaatgtgctTATTATAAGTTATAATTTTGGAATCTTATACCCACTTGATGTCTCTGTATACCCCTAGTTTTCCACCTTTTTTAAAGAACAAATGTTTTGATAATATTATGTGTGATGTCAGTACGATGTGGAAACAATCGTGATTATTGGTTTGGTCTTCTTAAGAGATGTTTTGTATTTGGAGATAGGTAAAGGTTGTTATCATTGTTTGGCATATTTATTGGAGGTGGAAACTAAAGTTGTTATTCGAGAGTGTTGGGTAAAAATGTGATCAAGGTATGACTCTGAGTTTACAAGTGAGAACAATTAATGATATAAGTTTGTTTGGGTGAAACCAAAAAATTAATCATGGTCCCACATGGGAGGACAACTATCTCCTATGGTGGAAAGGGAGTCATGGAGGTCTCAAGTCTCTCACTGTTGACCTAGACCTTATCTAGCTAATCACTTTTCTAAGATACACGTGGAAAAATTGAATTCTGATGCGATCAAAGTTCTTAAGGCGCAAGCACTTTAAGCAGACTTGCGAAAGCATCGGTATCCAAATTGCAAAAAATCTAATTGTTTTAAACAAGACGATCAAGTTGCTAAATGAGAACTTTTTCCACATTCGGCAATCTTCCGATGTTTTTACCTAATAACTATGATAATCAATTGAGGAGGAATACAATTTTCAAAAAGTGTTATCAAACGAGACCTAATTTTTGAATCATATCAATCTATACTTTTGATATTAGTTCAAATTGATTATTGTacttaaaaaaatatcatttcaaAACCCTAAAGTACCAAAAgaaatcataattaaaaataccacaaaaagaaaaatataaaaatcaaagtgaaacaaattttaaaaatataaagactAAAACAATATTTAAATTATGATAGTAGTCAAAATAAAAGCTTAAATTTATCGACCAAACAtacttcttttaaaaaatgtacgttttttttttccatatatcACACACAACAATAGAGAATAACGAAGAGTTGAATTATATTAAGATTCGCAATCGCGGACCATTGATTAAAAATTAGGAAGATAATtgtcaaaattaatttaacaaaaagTCCAACATTACATTTTGTAATATTAATTGCATTAAGTACATTGTATCAACTTTATGCTCTTACTtgatttaacattttttttccgATATTGTTGAACATTTTAATACTTTGAGAGGATAATTATTGTTACTTTATCActtaaattagtaaattcatTAATCACGATCATAATAGACATCATTTATAAGCTATATTTCatctttttaattaataattaatttgggTATTCGATCggaatgtttttattaattgttttaacttttaagtGGCTCGTGGCTTCTATGGTAAGAATGTAAGCCTTATTCTCTCCTTTAGTCACTTTCTTTCGAGCGGTGTGTCCTTCGTAATATATTTGTTTCGGaggacaaaaaaatatataaaagcgaaaaaaaaaatatatatatatatatgttgttaaccaaaaaggaaataaaaagtCGCCCACCGTGGGGCTCGAACCCACGACCACAAGGCTAAGAGCCTTGCGCTCTACCGACTGAGCTAGACGGGCTGATTTATgctaaaatttattaatttatttaagcATAAATTACATAAAAGAGGACTTTTggattttaatttgatttagttCACTTCTCTTTTTCACTTTGATTTAGGCTTTGGAATTatactgtttttttttctttttctttgagtattttcttttttaaatccTAAAGTTGAGTTAATGCGATATAGCaataaaacattttcaaatatagtaaaataaattaaagtatttataacatataacaaaattttgaattctatcGATAATAGACACTTATAGACTTTTATTACTGTCTATCAATATGACTGATAGAAGTATATCAGTGTTTATcaacttctatcattgataaaatctaaaatttcgTTATATGTCGTagatattttatcaaatttgtcATTATTGATAATTTCCGTATAGCAATTTGATACAtgtatttgtttataatttattttatataaacaAGCTTTTTTGTTTAAACTTCATGTATTATGATGTGTACAAATTTTTGGTTGTTGTGATTTATGACTAGAAAAGTTGTATATGTAATATATATACTATGATGTAAATGAAATTTAAGACGAGATTTATATACTATTGGCATATTTCATATATTGATTTAAACTATGTTTAAGCAATGATACAATGTCTAATTTATAAATGGTAGTATATTCATATATTAGTTAGATTATTGGAAATTATATGAAAAACCCATTTTaggaaataaactaaaaatataacacaagaataaaatatttgcaaaaataataaatattgatgCAATCACGTGagaaaactttttaaaatgtaaagTTTTCTCGATCTTAAGTGGCTATGATTGATAAGAGTTAATTGTCATAGATAACTTTCAGTTTAAAAAATTCAGAAAGAAGTCTTTGTAAAGATGACAAATAAAAAGTCATCTTACCACTAATGAGAAATTTGAGAACAACCATTCGATAGGGTGGTTCCACATAGGTTTCTTAAGAAAACTTTGAagacatatataaatatatcaagTTGTTAtgaaatcatttatatttgagtacaatatatttcatatatttgtttgaatattttcaaataaataataaaatattttacatGAAAAGTGAAATGAGAAATAGAATCAtactaaatttcattttttttctctccaaatgaaaatagaaaaaaattgtattaAATGTATTTTCACTCTTTAACTGAAAATAAGAATATATTACGCATGCCTTTTTGTCTCTTcttaataaacaataataattctaTATTTCTATTCCATCGCTAAATAAACTTTGAAAATAGAGAAATATATATTGATAAATGCATTAAGTTTTTCATCAgtatatttcatatatttatttcaacatttcaaaataaataatgaaatatcttacgtaatataagaaaatcaatgtaaattacattaaataaaaatgaaaaaagattatattaaatatgaaacaattttctctctccaattaaaaataaaaaaaaaaattatattatatatattctctCTCTTCCTAATAAATGTATATTTCTCTACCCGTAAGGAAAGGAACAtccaaaataaacaaatattaataCAATGTATTTCTCTCATgataaacattttttaaaattaaatggGGTATGCATGGGATCACCACTTATTTATTTAACACTCTTCCATTGCTGTGATTAGAATATCGAAAAAATTAGAATTCTTAATGACGTTAAAGTATAGAGACTTTGTGTAAAACATACATTCAGTAATGCATGTTGTATATATTTTCTGATTAAACTTCAAGTTTGAAGTTGTATATATTTAAGTGATTATTTGGTTTTTAAACAATCAATTGTAAGTGTAAATACTATATAATGCATGATGTACATAATAAATGAAGAATAATCTAGTTCAATAAGGAAAACATGCATCTTAAGAGTTGTGACCAATACGTCTACAACGGTCACATTTAACGCGTCTCTTGAATTCCATTCTTGAAGGAATTCTAATcttcttcggtcgaccaacaACACGTTTTACATTAGGGGGAAGGATGACAATGAACATAATATCATCATCTATTTTCCATTGATGATGATCGCCTAAAGGATTCATTACTCCTCTATATATTGAACCAAAATGTCATTCAAGTAAAGAGGTGAGACATATGacttaatttataaatatttcatgGTGAAAATAGCACATGCATGCACACAAGGTATTTCCAACATATCCCACATCCTCCAACTATAAACCTTCGTAGGTAAGTAAATCACATATTGGGAAGTTTCATCTATGACTTGGTATTTCATGTTACTAACCAGATTAACTTACCATGCAAAAATATTAAGAATACGTAAGAATAGTTAAAATAACCATACCTTCATTGATGGACTACATTCAATTCGTTCCCTTAATATACCTTTAATGGTTTTAATAAAATCAGTCATTTGATAATCAGCTTTATTTCTTCGTTCAAAAGACCATATTTGCAACATCATGTGCAGAACCTCAAGCATTGAACgcatgatataatataaaacaTTGAACACAATTTCATTTATCGGAATACTACGATTTAATGGAGTACAAAACAAAGGAGGAATGACAGGAATAAAACTAACCGGATATATGTGAAAGCGGATAGATTCGTCTAATAAAAAAACGTTGGTGAAGCTCTGAACAcagtgatataatataaagattCCGACGGTTGAGGGTTTCCAACGTTGGAAGAAATATCCGACGTCGAAAGAAATTTCCGgtagaaaatatattgaattGGTAGAGGACTTTTGGGGGTgaagaatttaaaaattatttcgAGGGAAAATGTGAGCAAAAGACGGCGGAAGGTAAGCAAAAAATTAGAAGACGTGAGCAGAAAACGACGGAGGAATTAAGAAATTgcatttaaaaatacatttttgaataatatttccatattaaaacatatattatttgattataGATAAATTGCATTTATACACGGAAAcgatttttgatttatttaattattgaatattaattaaaaatacaattaaggaaattataatgtatacaattatgataacaataatgaaattaaaaaaataattaaatcttAAATTCGGATTTGGCATGTATTAAATGTTAATCATAAGGATAAAATGATCGTAAATTCCTATATTTAcgtaaaaaattaaaaatttaggaTATTTTCGAAATTTGGTTGGTAAATTAGGCCTTTCTTATAAATCTTTCAAATTAATATAGAGTAAAAAATTGGATTTTTTAATGTAAAAATCTCTTTAAACATTTATTAATGGGCCATCAAATGGATGGGAGCCCAATGTTTCTAAATTTGACAAAGTGGTGGCCCATTATCATTTATACGGCCCAATTTAATAGGCCCAAAATTTACAATGCATTGGGCATTGGTCTCTCAGCCGACCTATTCTAATTGCTTTATAATCTCATCCGACCAAAACCCTAACTCTTGATCTCCATCTCCTCAGCGGTTTGTTATCGGAAGTTAAGCACCGGGAAGGTTCCGAAGCAATCAATCAGCCATGGGTGAGCAAAACCCTAACTCTTGATTTCCTCACATTTGATCAgttctctttcttttgtttatcGGTTCTTTCATCCGTATGAATCTGTTTTTGAATTGCGTCTATTCGTGCTTTTATCGATCTCAGGGAAAGTACACGGATCTCTGGCTCGTGCCGGTAAGGTGAGAGGTCAAACTCCAAAAGTAGCGAAGCAggacaagaagaagaagcccCGTGGACGTGCACACAAGCGGATGCAATACAATCGCAGATTCGTCACTGCAGGTAACATATTGTTGttcaaattattttgtttttcagATGTTTTACCGGTTTAGCATTGCTGATTATGGTTTAACATTGTATTCAATCACTATTTTAAGAAGTATGTTAATTGGTTTATTTTTTAGATTAGATGCAGTTCTTTATCAGAATAAAATTTTATTGCATTAGTAAGATTTTTGTATCAGGGTACGATAAGCATCATTCTGATGTGagatttaaatttgtttgatCTTTACAGTGGTTGGTTTTGGAAAGAAGAGAGGACCCAACTCCTCTGAGAAGTAAGCAAATAGAGCGAACTCATTGAGGGAGCTTGGCCGCTAGAGAGGCGtggttttgtgc
The sequence above is drawn from the Cucumis melo cultivar AY chromosome 2, USDA_Cmelo_AY_1.0, whole genome shotgun sequence genome and encodes:
- the LOC103492280 gene encoding AP-4 complex subunit sigma, which translates into the protein MGIRFILMVNKQGQTRLAQYYENLTLEERRALEGEIVRKCLARNEQQCSFVEHRNYKIVYRRYASLFFLVGVDNDENELAILEFIHLLVETMDRHFGNVCELDIMFHLEKAHFMLEEMVMNGCIVETSKSNILSPIQLMEKSS
- the LOC103492281 gene encoding inositol oxygenase 2-like, yielding MTILIEQPHFEVEDEKKVGMTELKELVLDGGFVVPNARTTEGFAAPEMNAFGHSFRDYEAESERQKGVEEFYRKNHIHQTYEFVTKMREEYKKMDRVEMSIWECCELLNDVVDDSDPDLDEPQIQHLLQTAEAIRKDYPDEDWLHLTALIHDLGKVLLLPSFGGLPQWAVVGDTHPVGCAFDESIVHHKYFKENPDWENPTYSTKNGIYSEGCGLNNVMISWGHDDYMYLVAKENGSTLPSAGLFIIRYHSFYPLHRAGAYKHLMNEEDAQNLKWLHIFNKYDLYSKSKELIDVEKVKPYYISLINKYFPEKLRW
- the LOC103492282 gene encoding 40S ribosomal protein S30: MGKVHGSLARAGKVRGQTPKVAKQDKKKKPRGRAHKRMQYNRRFVTAVVGFGKKRGPNSSEK